A stretch of DNA from Spirosoma endbachense:
AAGCACGGGGTATGCGTGCCTACTACAATATGCTGATGCTCGACCTGTTCGGGCTGGTATTTGTAAAGGAGGACGCAGAGGCAGTCTCGCAAATTCTTCGCGGTGAACAGGCACTGGAATACGTGAAAAATGAGCTTCTGGCGGTTGAACCCGACCTGCTGACGACGGTTGGCCCCGGTCGGTTGACTAAAGGGGCGGTATGGGGGCTGCTGGCTCGGTTGTACCTGAACGCGGCTGTCTATCGCGACCGGTTTGCTACCCAGTTTACATTCAAACCTGAAGACATGGACAAGGTGGTGGAATACAGCGATAAGATCATCAGTTCTAATCAGTACCAGTTGTCCAAGGATTACTTCTCAATTTTCAACGACAACAACCACGATAATAAAGAGCTGATTTTTGCCGTTGACCAGCGTGCCGAGCTGAATGGCCACAATCGTCTGGCCTATTTCTCGATATCAGGCGATCAGTTTCCACTACCTGCCTTCCCGGCTGCCAACGGCACCGACGGACCAGCTATAACGCCGGATTTCTACCGTACCTGGGTGAATGCCTACGCCCCCAATGACCCGGCTGGGGTTGATCCTCGCTTTTATAAAAAGAACATGACCCTTCCTGCCGACTCCTGTATGGCAGCCAGCGATATTGTTATGGACCGGGGCATTCTGCGGGGCCAGCAATATGGGTTGCTCCGGGTAAACGGTGCGTTTGTCCGGTGTGGTAACAATTATCGGGTCGGTAAACTCTTCTACGTGACCCGTAACCGACCGACCTTGCCGGTAAGTTTCCCCGAGCAGGTCGATTTTTCTGTAGCGGGTAGTAATTACAACACGGGCTATCGGGTATTGAAGTATGAGTTTGGTAAAAAATCACAATCGGGCCGGAACCTGGGTGATGCCGACATTGCCATCGTCCGTCTGGCCGATGTGTATCTGATGCGCGCCGAGGCTAAGCTCCGTAAAGGCAACGATGCCGCCAGTGCCCTGGCCGATGTGAATACGGTTCGGGCTTCGCGTACCTCCGGTGCACCTGCCCTGACCAGTATGAATATCGACCTGCTGCTACGCGAACGTGGTTTTGAGTTGTACTGGGAAATGGTCCGTCGGAGCGACCTGGTTCGGTTTGGTAAATACGAAGGCACCTGGACCGAGAAGACCAATGCCGATAAGCTGAAACGGGTTTTCCCGATTCCGCAGACGGCCATCGACGGAGCATCTAACCTGCCCGGCTATCTGAAGCAAAATGAAGGCTATTAATCAGAATTAGTGACGTGTCCTTATAGTTCAGCACCCCTAAGCGACTAATGACCGCTTAGGGGTTTGCTATTTTGTATTCTTCACCCGAATGATCTCTGCGGCAATGCTAATCGCGATTTCTTCGGGTGTCTGGCTGTTAATAGGCAGCCCAATCGGGGCATAGATGCGCTTTAGCTTTTCTTCGCTGATTCCCTCCGCCCGATAGTCGGAGAATAGCTTCTTAATTTTGGCCTTACTGCCCAGTACGCCCAAATAGGTCAACTCTTTATTTAGGAGCGCTCTGATTGCCAGATCGTCGGTGCGATAGCCGAATGTCATCACCACTACATAGTGATGCGTCCCGGAAGAAATATGACTGGACAATTCGTCATAACTATTGACCACCGTTTTCTCATGGGTTATATCGTTTAGCATCATCGTGTGCAGGTTTGAACGATCATCGAACACGTGAATGTAAAAATCCATCAGACTCATCATTCTGGATAAGGCCAATGCACAATGGCCTCCCCCGATAATGAAAAGCTGGTTTTTATAGCCAATGCGCTCCTGATACAGCCATTCCTGCTCCGACTGCATCGTGAACTGGTAGTCAACCTCAGGGAGCTTATTGGCAGAAAACTGAATACCTGTGGGCGATAACGTAAGCAAGCCGTTTTGGTGCTGTTGCAGGCAGTCTATAATACCTTGAATAGCTAGCGCATCGTTCGGCTGAATCCGGTAAATCAGAATCGTTTGGTCGCCGGAGCAGATCATGCCGCTCTGATTGCTGATCGCACTTTTGTCGTGGTACTGTGTCCGGATCGAAAGCGTAGGTTCAGTTGGTTGATTCGTCAGTTTTTCTTTCGCCAGTTCCACGAACTTGTGCTCCATGATACCCCCACCAATGGAGCCTTCCATGTCGCCAGCCGCATTGACAGCCATCAGAAAACCCTGCCTGCCTGGGCTGCTGCCGTGACTTTCCAGTACGTACAAGAGCATGACTGGCAGCTTCTGCTGAATGCTTTTAAGGATTGATTTCCAGACTATTAGCTGTGTGGTCATTAGCAAAAGGCATGGTGCTACGAATTGCATTGGCGTTATACAATGCCAGCAGGACTTTTTCGGGCGTCATGGGTGCATCAAACGGGATTATAGCGGTCGGATTAAATGCCAGAACGGCCTTGCGTAACGCAAAATAAGCGCCAATGCCGTACATCAACGGCGGCTCGCCAACGGCTTTCGACCGGAAAATGGCCAGGTTGTCCTGTTCCGTTTTCAGCGGCTCGATGATAATCTGTTTCGGTACCGAATAGATATCCGGCACTTTGTAGGTAGACAGCGCATTGGAACGCAATCGGCCTGCTTTATCGAAAACCACTTCTTCCATTGTCATCCAGCCGATGCCCTGCACGATGCCCCCTTCAATCTGACCACGGTCGACCAGTGGATTCATGCTAACGCCAAAATCATGCACTACTTTGACCGCATCTACTTCATACGTGCCCCGCAGGCAATCGACAGTCACTTCCACGATAGCTGAACCGTAGACATGGTAGGCAAACGGATGCCCCTTTTCTTTGGTCGCATCGTAATGAATGTCGGGAGTAGCATAATGGGCGTGTTCTGACAGGCTGACGCGCTTCGTGTAAGCGGCCATTACCAGCCGCTGCCAGTACCAGTCTGTCTTCTTGTCGCCCCAATAAACAAACTCGTCTTTCAGGGTGATTTCATCAACACGAACCTGCAATTCCTCGGCTGCTACGGCCTTAAGGCGTTGGATAATGCTGGTACAGGCCATCTCTACGGCTTTCCCGTTCAGGTCAGCGGTTGCACTGGCAGCGGAGGGCGATGTGTTGGCTATCCGGTAGGTACTTGTCGAGTGCAGTTTTATCCGCTCCGACTGGATGGAAAGCACATGAGCAGCGACTTGCACCATTTTTGTGTTCACACCCTGACCCATCTCGACGGCACCCGTGCTGACGCCCACGCTACCATCGGTATACACGTGTACCAACGCCCGCGCCTGATTCATGCGGGTATTCGTGAACGAGATGCCAAAGCAGACCGGCATAAGTGCCAGACCTTTTTTGTATAACGCACTGGTGTCATTAAACGCGGCTATTTGCCCACGGATTACATCGATTTCGTATACGTCCTGAGCTTTGTTCCAGCAGATGTGCGATTCGCTCACCGCTTTTTGCCCATACGGAAATTCATCGCCGGTTTTATTGAGGTTTTTTGCCTGAATAATGGCTGCATCAACTCCCAGCGATTCAGCCGCTTTGGTAATGGCCGCTTCGATGACAAACATACCCTGAGGGCCGCCAAATCCCCGAAAGGCAGTGTTAGGCGGAAGATTTGTCCGGCAGCAATAAGCCGTTGCCGTTACATTCGGGATAAAATAGCTGTTCGTGCAGTGAAACAACGTACGTTCCATCACGGCTGGCGACAGATCGGCCGCGGCACCCGCATTTTGATAGAAAGTCGCTTCATACGCAACAATCTTCAGGTCGTTGTCAAGCCCAATTTTGAAGTCGGAGGAGTAGGGGTGACGCTTTCCCGTCATGGCCATATCTTCCATTCGATGCAGGGCGTATTTGACGGGTTTTCGGAGTACATGTGCTGCCAGTGCGCACAGAGCCGCCCACATATTGGCCTGATCCTCTTTGCCCCCAAAGCCACCGCCTAAACGCGTAACATCGACATCAATCTGGTGCATCGGCAAACCCGACGACCGGGCTACGGCCCGTTGCACGGCCGTCGGGCCTTGGGTAGACGAATACAATTTTATGCCGTTGTTCTCCTGAGGAACCGCATAAGCGCCCTGCGTTTCGATGTATAAATGCTCCTGACCGTTGGTGTCGGCGGTTCCGTCAAAAATGTAAGCACATTGCTCCCAGGCAGTAGCCGTGTCACCCAGTCGGAACGTTCGCGGACGAATGATTAATTCGTCGAGTGCCTGTGCCTCGCGGGGGTCGGTGATGACAGGTAGCGGGTCTATGTCGACCGTTATTTTTTTGACCGCAGCACGGGCTTCATCGTCGGTTTCTGCGACTACAAAAGCAATCGGCATACCGCAGTAATGAACATGCTGTTCGGCCAGCAGCGGTTCGTCGGGGACGATGCCGCCAATCTGATTTTCGCCGGTTACGTCTTTATAGGTCAGAATACGCACGACACCGGGCATTGCTTCGGCATCGGTCAGATCAAGGTGCCGAATGACACCATGCGCAACCGGCGAACCAAAGGCTGCTCCAAACAACGTACCGCGAATCACCGGAATATCGTCCAGATAAATCGACTCGCCCCTTACGTGTGTTCTGGAATCTATATTTTTCATTTCTTTTTAGAAAATGAGTGGAGAGTAACTAGTTGAATGTTAGGTATCTACGTGCTATTGGGCGAGCAATTGCTTCACATTCAACTCCGGGAATAGCTTTATAAAATGCGCTTTGATCAGTTGACTAAGCAATAAACGCTTATAGGCTTCTGTACCGCGCGCATCGCTGATTGGGGCAATTTCAGTTTGAGCAATGGCTGTGGATTCAATGATCAATTCCTCCGTTATCGGCTTCCCGGTTAGAAATTGTGCCGTTTTTGCCAATTGTTTCGGAATGGGTGCGACACCTCCGGCCGACAATCTGGCGCTGGTAATGACATCATTGGCTACTGTAATAAAAATGGCTGAGTTAACACTGGCAATGTCGAGGTGGGTCCGTTTGCTGACTTTCTCAAAATTGAAACGTGCGCGTGCATCAGGCAATTCAAACCGGATCTGTTCCAGCTGTTCTTCCGGGCTTTTGTCCAGCGTTTTGTAGCCCTGGTACAGATTTCGAAGGGGTAGTTCCCGCGATGTAGTGCCATCATTCAACGTCAAGGTAGCGTCTAAGGCCAGAAAGAAAATCGTGAAATCACCGATGGGTGAGGCATTGATGAAGTTGCCTCCGATGGTCGCCATATTGCGAATCGGTGTAGACGACACCAGCTTTGTGTACGCGTTGAAATCGGAGAAATGGGCCAGCATTACCGGTGATTCGATCAGGTCAGTTACCGTCGTTGACGGACCAATTACGCAGTGGTTACCAATCTGGGAAATTCCCTTTAAATCAGCATTATCGAACAGAAATCGGATGGATGCATCCTTAATTTCGTCATGTTTCTGTACATATAAATCCGTGCCACCACCAACGCGCTGAGCAACTGGATTGTCATTGGCCAGTTCGCCGTTCAGCCCTAAGGCCATTACCTGCAACCGTTCCTGAATACCAGAAAAATAGGCGGGCAAAATGCCTTGCTTTGTGGCAAAGGTAACTGGATCTTCAGCGCTGCGTTGCTTTAAACGATTGGCGACGCGACCGGCTGCCCGTTCAATGGACTTGTAGCCGGTGCACCGACATATATTTCCGTCAACGGCGGCAATGGCATTTTGTGGCGTTGGCACTGTCTTGCTCAGGCAAAATCCCGCCATCGACATCACAAAACCCGGTGTGCAAAACCCGCATTGCGTCGCTGATTCGTCGGCCATAGCCTGTTGCACAGGATTCAGCTCGTCCATATTGACACCTTCGATGGTTACGATGTGCTTCCCATGCGCATTTCCCAGCGGCATCAGGCAGGATGTTGCCGATCGATACCGCAATTCCCCATGTTTTAATTCGCCTACAACGACGGTGCATGCGCCACAATCGCCCTCACGGCAACCGATTTTTGTGCCGGTCAGGTCTTGATGATAGCGTACAAAATCGAGCACCGGCGTACCAGATGGCATCGCCGTACTGACTTCTTTATTATTTAGGATGAATTTTATCAAGGATATTTACTTTGTCTGACTATTTGGAGTGCTGATAAAATGCTGATCTACGTTTGTTTCGCTTAATGGCGCTAAACAAACGTGATTTACAATTTACAACATTTCGGCAGGTTCTTCTTTCAGTTTCTGCGCTTTATTTCCGGTTGGTATGAGCAGATTGAGGAGTAATGCAACCAATCCGCCAGCCGAAACGCCCGATTCCAGAAACGTCTGAACCACACCGGGCAATGTCTTTAGCCACTCTTCCTGCGAAGGAACACCAATGCCAACACCCAAAGCGATGGCAGCAATGAGCGCATCCCGTTGCGATAATCCTCCTGAAACCATCAGGCGTAATCCCGATACGGCCACCAGACCAAAGAGCATAAGGGCAAGCGCACCCAACACACAGGGCGGCATGACGGTAATCCAACGACCTACGGGCGGAAAGAGACCGAGACAAAGCAGGATAATGGCCATGATCCAACCGATGCGCCGGGCGGCAACACCTGTCATCTGAATCACCCCGTTATTCTGCGCATACGTTGCACTGGGAAAACCACCGAACAGCGTCGAACCAATGCAGGTAAGACCATCGGCTAAAATACCCCCACGAATCCGACGCCAGTGATCAGGGCCATCGGTAGGTAAGCCAGATAGTTGAGAGGTCGCCGTAATGTCGCCCATGGCTTCCAGTACGCACACGAGATAGATAAATGCAAACGGAAACAGCAACTCCCATTTGAATGCCAACCCGTACGGAAAAAGCTGGGGAACCGTGATCCATGAACCGCTACCTTGAGCTGGGCTTTGCAGCCACCCCATCAGCCCACATATTGTATAGCCCGTTACGACCCCAACCAGCACGGCGGCCATACGTGCCCAGGCTTTTCCAATCGACTGAGCAATCACCATGACCACAATAACGACCAGGGCAATCAACCCGCCACTCCAGGCCGGTGCGCCTTCAGCGGGTAATCGGGCAATGCTACGCATACCCGTAGGAATCAGCGAAAGTCCGATTAGCAACACAACAATACCGGAAACCAGGGGCGTAAATACGCGCTTCAGCTTTGGCAAAAAGGGCGCGAGGGCAAGTTGTACGGGCGTTCCGGCCAGTGACATGCCCACCATGAGCGGCAGTCCTCCCGTTGTACCTGCCTGAATCAGCGGTGCCAGAAACGCAAAACTGGTGCCTGTAATGCTGAGTAGTCCGGAACCAATAACGCCAAACCGCATTGTTTGCAGAAACGTACCCAGGGCCGATGCAACCAGTGCCATACTGACCAGATAAGCCGTGTCCTGCGGGCTGATGGATAAAATGCCCGACAGGATCAGTGCTGGCGTGATGGTTCCCACAACCATTGCCCCAACCTGTTGTAAACTGACCAGGAGCGCCGGAATCAGAGGAACTTTATCTTCCAGACCGTAAACGAGACGGGTAGTTTGCGCGTTAACGGGTTCGCTCATCGGTTGGGCTGCTTTTGTTAATGATCGTTCAAGGGCAAACCGCGCCGTTGAAATTCTTTCCAGTTCAGGTATTCGTCACCTTTGCGTTGCTCTACCATCGTGATACAACTGTCAACGGGACATACTAATTTACACAAATTACAGCCAACACACTCATCTTCTTTAATTGAATAGGTGTTGTAGGGATTGCCGTACGACAGATTAATCGACTGGTGGGAGGTGTCTTCGCAGGCGATGTAGCACAAACCACAGTGAATGCACTTGTCCTGGTCGATATTCGCGACGATGTGGTAATTGATATCGAGGTCTTCCCAATGAGTAATGGTTGGCACGGATTTGCCAATAAAGTCATCGAGGGTTTTGAAGCCTTTTTCGTCCATCCAGTTGTTCATGCCATCGCACATGTCTTCAATGATGCGGAAGCCATGCTTCATGACCGCCGTACAGACCTGAACGTTTGACGCTCCCAGTAACATAAACTCAACAGCATCTTTCCACGTACTGACACCGCCAATTCCAGAAATAGGCATTCGTGACGTGATGGGGTCCTGGGCAATGGTTGTCAGCATTTTCAGCGCAATCGGTTTGACGGCTGGGCCGCAATAACCGCCATACACCGACTTCCCTGCTACATATGGATTTGGCACGAATGTGTCCAGATCGACGCCGGTAATTGACTGGATCGTGTTGATGAGCGATAGCGCATTCGTACCCCCTTCGACCGATGCACGGCCTGTCGGCACCACCGAATGTACGTTGGGCGTCAGCTTTGTAATAACCGGCAGAGTCGCTTTTTCCATGACCCATTCAACGACCATTTTGGCAATCTCCGGGTCCTGACCAACTGCTGCGCCCATGCCACGCTCGGTCATTCCGTGTGGACAGCCGAAATTCAGTTCGAGGCCGTGGGCACCCGTATCTTCAACCTGAGCAATTAATTCGTGCCACTTCTCGCGGCTATTGTCGGCCATGAGCGACACAATCATCGCCCGGTCAGGAAACAGGCGAACGCATTCGGCGATCTCGCGTAGGTTGATATCGAGCGGTCGGTCGGAAATGAGTTCGATGTTATTGAATCCCATAACCTTGGAGCCACCGTAATCAACCGCCGAATAGCGAGACGACACGTTTTTAACCTGGCTGCCTAATGTTTTCCAGACCACTCCGCCCCAGCCCGCTTCAAAAGCTCTCAGGACATTATATTGTTTATCCGTCGGGGGGGCGCTCGCCAGCCAGAACGGATTTGGCGATTTGATGCCGAGGAAATTTGCGCTTAAATCTGCCACGTTTTCAATGAGTGAATGGGCGAAAGATTGAATGAGTGAAATAACTGGCTAGATGGTTCACTGGAACGTCAGCCCGCTCTTTCGCTCATTCACTCGCTCGCTCTTTATACATAAAACCTAATATCGCTTTTGCCCCATCCTTGCCTGCCTGAACAGCATCGACCACCTCTTTGCCGCCGTTTACGCAGTCGCCACCAGCAAATACACCCGGAATATTCGTGGCGCAGTTGCTGTCGATAGCGATCTTCCCTTTCCAGTTGTTGAGCTGGTTGCTATCGACCAGGTCTTCAAACGGAACCTGCCCCGCAGCTTTGATAACCATATCGACGTTCAGCGTAATGGTCTCGCCTGTTTCAATCGGGGTCCGGCGGCCGCTGGTATCGGGTACACCTAATTCCATTACGTTGCAGATCAGTTGCGTAACCTGTCCATTTTCCCCTTTGATTTCTTTGGGCGATGCCAGCCAGATAAGGCTACAGCTATCTAGTTTTGCCAGATTTAGCTCAACTTCGGTAGAGGGCATTTCGGCCTGCGTTCGACGATAAACGATGGTTACTTCTTTGGCCCCCAGTCGCTTAGCTTGTGTAGCTGCATCAATAGCAGTCATGCCGAGGCCAATGACGGCGACCCGATCACCAACGGGTACGGATGGATAGCCTTTCTCGCGGATGTCGTAAATGAAACGGATGGCGTCCTCAACACCTGCTAAATCTTCGCCGGGAATAGCCAGTTGTCTCGCAACACCAACGCCAATGCCAATGTATACGGCGTCGTAATTGGCCTGAAGGTCGGCTAGTGATACATTTTTGCCCAACTCCTGCTCATACTTAATCTCAATCCCGCCTAACGATGTGATGAAATTGACTTCGTCCTCGCAGAACTCCGGCGTCACCTTGTAAGCCGCAATACCATAGGTCATCAGACCACCGCCTTTACGTTCTTTCTCAAAGATGGTCACATCGATGCCTTCCCGGCTCAGGACGTGAGCACAGCTTAAGCCCGCCGGACCAGCCCCTATAACTGCTACTTTTCGCCCGGTCGATGGTTTGCGCTGAAACAACGGCCATTTGTGGTCAATGGCCTTTTCGGTGGAATAACGTTGCAGTTTGGCAATCGGAATGGGAGGCTCGTCCATCAAATTAAAGACGCAGGAACCTTCACATAATTTCTCGACCGGGCAAACTTTCGAGCAGCCACCCCCCATAATGTTGGCATCAAGAATGGTGTAGGCCGATCCTTTGATGTTATCGGTGGTAATCTGCTTGATGAATTTGGGGATATTGATGCTTGTCGGGCAGCTTTTCGTGCACGGGGCATCATAACAAAACAGACAACGATTCGCGTCCACCAGAGCTGCTTCCCGTGAGTCGAAAGGCGGGTGGATGTCGCTGAAGTTTTGCTCGTATTGTTCAGCCGTTAATCGGTTATTGGTTATTGCCATATTGTGAATGGATAATGCAGATGGACTTCTCAGGCAGACTCCACTAGAAATGGATTTCTGCATGATGCATTATCCATTTTATAGTCATTTACAATTCAACCAGCTTATCATAGGTCTCCGGACGCCGATCGCGGAAGAACTGCCAGACATTACGAACTTCTTCGATCATGTCCAGATCAAAATCGGCGATCAGCAATTCGTCTTTAT
This window harbors:
- a CDS encoding RagB/SusD family nutrient uptake outer membrane protein, with protein sequence MKKSFIITLILTSLISLNSCTDLTENVLDEASATGLTDKQAADGNIAPVYARLPDLFTHTNYFAIQEISTDEAILPYRGGTDWGDNGIYIALHQHTHTSTDPNIRNTWLVLAQGISRAVTALNTLPTNKDSNAKIYIAEARGMRAYYNMLMLDLFGLVFVKEDAEAVSQILRGEQALEYVKNELLAVEPDLLTTVGPGRLTKGAVWGLLARLYLNAAVYRDRFATQFTFKPEDMDKVVEYSDKIISSNQYQLSKDYFSIFNDNNHDNKELIFAVDQRAELNGHNRLAYFSISGDQFPLPAFPAANGTDGPAITPDFYRTWVNAYAPNDPAGVDPRFYKKNMTLPADSCMAASDIVMDRGILRGQQYGLLRVNGAFVRCGNNYRVGKLFYVTRNRPTLPVSFPEQVDFSVAGSNYNTGYRVLKYEFGKKSQSGRNLGDADIAIVRLADVYLMRAEAKLRKGNDAASALADVNTVRASRTSGAPALTSMNIDLLLRERGFELYWEMVRRSDLVRFGKYEGTWTEKTNADKLKRVFPIPQTAIDGASNLPGYLKQNEGY
- a CDS encoding XdhC family protein, which encodes MTTQLIVWKSILKSIQQKLPVMLLYVLESHGSSPGRQGFLMAVNAAGDMEGSIGGGIMEHKFVELAKEKLTNQPTEPTLSIRTQYHDKSAISNQSGMICSGDQTILIYRIQPNDALAIQGIIDCLQQHQNGLLTLSPTGIQFSANKLPEVDYQFTMQSEQEWLYQERIGYKNQLFIIGGGHCALALSRMMSLMDFYIHVFDDRSNLHTMMLNDITHEKTVVNSYDELSSHISSGTHHYVVVMTFGYRTDDLAIRALLNKELTYLGVLGSKAKIKKLFSDYRAEGISEEKLKRIYAPIGLPINSQTPEEIAISIAAEIIRVKNTK
- a CDS encoding xanthine dehydrogenase molybdopterin binding subunit: MKNIDSRTHVRGESIYLDDIPVIRGTLFGAAFGSPVAHGVIRHLDLTDAEAMPGVVRILTYKDVTGENQIGGIVPDEPLLAEQHVHYCGMPIAFVVAETDDEARAAVKKITVDIDPLPVITDPREAQALDELIIRPRTFRLGDTATAWEQCAYIFDGTADTNGQEHLYIETQGAYAVPQENNGIKLYSSTQGPTAVQRAVARSSGLPMHQIDVDVTRLGGGFGGKEDQANMWAALCALAAHVLRKPVKYALHRMEDMAMTGKRHPYSSDFKIGLDNDLKIVAYEATFYQNAGAAADLSPAVMERTLFHCTNSYFIPNVTATAYCCRTNLPPNTAFRGFGGPQGMFVIEAAITKAAESLGVDAAIIQAKNLNKTGDEFPYGQKAVSESHICWNKAQDVYEIDVIRGQIAAFNDTSALYKKGLALMPVCFGISFTNTRMNQARALVHVYTDGSVGVSTGAVEMGQGVNTKMVQVAAHVLSIQSERIKLHSTSTYRIANTSPSAASATADLNGKAVEMACTSIIQRLKAVAAEELQVRVDEITLKDEFVYWGDKKTDWYWQRLVMAAYTKRVSLSEHAHYATPDIHYDATKEKGHPFAYHVYGSAIVEVTVDCLRGTYEVDAVKVVHDFGVSMNPLVDRGQIEGGIVQGIGWMTMEEVVFDKAGRLRSNALSTYKVPDIYSVPKQIIIEPLKTEQDNLAIFRSKAVGEPPLMYGIGAYFALRKAVLAFNPTAIIPFDAPMTPEKVLLALYNANAIRSTMPFANDHTANSLEINP
- a CDS encoding FAD binding domain-containing protein yields the protein MIKFILNNKEVSTAMPSGTPVLDFVRYHQDLTGTKIGCREGDCGACTVVVGELKHGELRYRSATSCLMPLGNAHGKHIVTIEGVNMDELNPVQQAMADESATQCGFCTPGFVMSMAGFCLSKTVPTPQNAIAAVDGNICRCTGYKSIERAAGRVANRLKQRSAEDPVTFATKQGILPAYFSGIQERLQVMALGLNGELANDNPVAQRVGGGTDLYVQKHDEIKDASIRFLFDNADLKGISQIGNHCVIGPSTTVTDLIESPVMLAHFSDFNAYTKLVSSTPIRNMATIGGNFINASPIGDFTIFFLALDATLTLNDGTTSRELPLRNLYQGYKTLDKSPEEQLEQIRFELPDARARFNFEKVSKRTHLDIASVNSAIFITVANDVITSARLSAGGVAPIPKQLAKTAQFLTGKPITEELIIESTAIAQTEIAPISDARGTEAYKRLLLSQLIKAHFIKLFPELNVKQLLAQ
- a CDS encoding uracil-xanthine permease family protein gives rise to the protein MSEPVNAQTTRLVYGLEDKVPLIPALLVSLQQVGAMVVGTITPALILSGILSISPQDTAYLVSMALVASALGTFLQTMRFGVIGSGLLSITGTSFAFLAPLIQAGTTGGLPLMVGMSLAGTPVQLALAPFLPKLKRVFTPLVSGIVVLLIGLSLIPTGMRSIARLPAEGAPAWSGGLIALVVIVVMVIAQSIGKAWARMAAVLVGVVTGYTICGLMGWLQSPAQGSGSWITVPQLFPYGLAFKWELLFPFAFIYLVCVLEAMGDITATSQLSGLPTDGPDHWRRIRGGILADGLTCIGSTLFGGFPSATYAQNNGVIQMTGVAARRIGWIMAIILLCLGLFPPVGRWITVMPPCVLGALALMLFGLVAVSGLRLMVSGGLSQRDALIAAIALGVGIGVPSQEEWLKTLPGVVQTFLESGVSAGGLVALLLNLLIPTGNKAQKLKEEPAEML
- the preA gene encoding NAD-dependent dihydropyrimidine dehydrogenase subunit PreA → MADLSANFLGIKSPNPFWLASAPPTDKQYNVLRAFEAGWGGVVWKTLGSQVKNVSSRYSAVDYGGSKVMGFNNIELISDRPLDINLREIAECVRLFPDRAMIVSLMADNSREKWHELIAQVEDTGAHGLELNFGCPHGMTERGMGAAVGQDPEIAKMVVEWVMEKATLPVITKLTPNVHSVVPTGRASVEGGTNALSLINTIQSITGVDLDTFVPNPYVAGKSVYGGYCGPAVKPIALKMLTTIAQDPITSRMPISGIGGVSTWKDAVEFMLLGASNVQVCTAVMKHGFRIIEDMCDGMNNWMDEKGFKTLDDFIGKSVPTITHWEDLDINYHIVANIDQDKCIHCGLCYIACEDTSHQSINLSYGNPYNTYSIKEDECVGCNLCKLVCPVDSCITMVEQRKGDEYLNWKEFQRRGLPLNDH
- a CDS encoding NAD(P)-dependent oxidoreductase; translated protein: MAITNNRLTAEQYEQNFSDIHPPFDSREAALVDANRCLFCYDAPCTKSCPTSINIPKFIKQITTDNIKGSAYTILDANIMGGGCSKVCPVEKLCEGSCVFNLMDEPPIPIAKLQRYSTEKAIDHKWPLFQRKPSTGRKVAVIGAGPAGLSCAHVLSREGIDVTIFEKERKGGGLMTYGIAAYKVTPEFCEDEVNFITSLGGIEIKYEQELGKNVSLADLQANYDAVYIGIGVGVARQLAIPGEDLAGVEDAIRFIYDIREKGYPSVPVGDRVAVIGLGMTAIDAATQAKRLGAKEVTIVYRRTQAEMPSTEVELNLAKLDSCSLIWLASPKEIKGENGQVTQLICNVMELGVPDTSGRRTPIETGETITLNVDMVIKAAGQVPFEDLVDSNQLNNWKGKIAIDSNCATNIPGVFAGGDCVNGGKEVVDAVQAGKDGAKAILGFMYKERASE